A region of Actinomycetota bacterium DNA encodes the following proteins:
- a CDS encoding M42 family metallopeptidase has protein sequence MQTLDVLRQLSEAVGVAGMEDEVRDLVTEMARPLCDEVHVDVLGNVICTRRGRRDEVLLLDAHMDEVGFLVAHVDDAGFLRLGALGGWDARILLSHAITVRTRDGGTVRGVIGTAPPHVLKEEDRKRTPQLEDLFVDIGASSAAEVAEMGVRVGDQCVPSYGFERLSDDLVMGKAFDDRAGCTVAVRVLDELQGEDLDLSLAVSFSIGEEVGLRGARTVAHQVSPTVALALEGTTAVDIPGVGPLRRSCRFGGGPAITIADPSLVADRRVVRLLEEVAERGGITVQHKVPLYGGSTNAGVIHLAGAGVMCGVVSVPCRYIHTPLSMLRPSDLEGTITLVAGFTRSVGSLVG, from the coding sequence GTGCAGACACTCGACGTGCTCAGGCAGCTCTCGGAGGCGGTCGGCGTCGCCGGGATGGAGGACGAGGTCCGCGATCTCGTCACGGAGATGGCGCGGCCGCTCTGCGACGAGGTCCACGTCGACGTGCTCGGCAACGTCATCTGTACCAGGCGGGGACGCCGGGATGAGGTGCTCCTCCTCGACGCGCATATGGACGAGGTCGGCTTCCTCGTCGCCCACGTGGACGACGCTGGGTTCCTCCGCCTCGGCGCCCTCGGCGGATGGGACGCCCGCATCCTGCTCTCCCACGCGATCACGGTCCGGACCCGTGACGGCGGCACGGTCCGCGGCGTGATCGGCACCGCGCCCCCGCACGTCCTGAAGGAGGAGGACCGCAAGCGCACACCCCAGCTCGAGGACCTCTTCGTCGATATCGGCGCCTCCTCGGCAGCCGAGGTCGCCGAGATGGGGGTCCGCGTGGGAGATCAGTGCGTCCCCTCCTACGGGTTCGAGCGGCTCTCCGACGATCTCGTCATGGGGAAGGCCTTCGACGACCGGGCCGGGTGCACGGTGGCGGTCCGAGTGCTCGACGAGCTGCAGGGCGAGGACCTCGACCTGAGCCTCGCCGTCTCGTTCTCGATCGGGGAGGAGGTGGGGCTGCGAGGGGCCCGGACCGTGGCCCACCAGGTGTCTCCCACCGTCGCGCTCGCCCTCGAGGGGACGACGGCCGTCGACATCCCCGGCGTCGGTCCGCTCCGCAGGTCCTGCCGGTTCGGCGGCGGACCCGCCATCACGATCGCCGATCCCTCCCTCGTCGCCGACCGCAGGGTCGTCCGACTCCTGGAGGAGGTGGCCGAGCGCGGCGGGATCACCGTCCAGCACAAGGTCCCGCTGTACGGCGGGTCGACGAACGCCGGCGTCATCCACCTCGCGGGAGCCGGGGTGATGTGCGGGGTGGTGTCGGTCCCGTGCCGGTACATCCACACCCCTCTCT